One window from the genome of Cryobacterium sp. GrIS_2_6 encodes:
- a CDS encoding RluA family pseudouridine synthase, which yields METRSLPLPDGLAGVRVDAGIAKLLGFSRSFAAEVAEAGGVAIDGVVVGKSDRLHAGSWLEVNWQPKDALEIIPIEVPDLTIVYDDESIVVVNKPSGVAAHPSVGWTGPTVLGALSAGGYRIATSGASERAGIVHRLDVGTSGLMVVAKSETAYVALKKAFHDREVEKIYHAVVQGHPDPSAGTIDAPIGRHPRSDWKFAVIAGGKDSVTHYETLEAFPSASLLEVHLETGRTHQIRVHMAAQRHPCVGDAMYGADPSITARLGLTRQWLIAKQLAFFHPESREWVTFSAEYPADLEHALTVLRDV from the coding sequence ATGGAAACCCGCTCCCTCCCCCTTCCGGACGGCCTCGCCGGCGTTCGCGTCGACGCCGGCATCGCCAAACTCCTCGGTTTCTCCCGCAGCTTCGCCGCAGAGGTTGCCGAGGCAGGCGGTGTCGCCATCGACGGCGTCGTGGTCGGCAAGTCCGACCGCCTGCACGCGGGAAGCTGGCTCGAGGTGAACTGGCAACCGAAGGACGCTCTCGAAATCATTCCGATCGAGGTTCCCGACCTCACGATCGTCTACGACGACGAGAGCATCGTCGTCGTGAACAAGCCCTCCGGTGTCGCGGCTCACCCGAGCGTCGGCTGGACGGGCCCGACGGTTCTCGGCGCCCTTTCCGCCGGCGGCTACCGGATCGCGACTTCCGGAGCCTCGGAGCGCGCGGGCATCGTGCATCGCCTCGACGTGGGCACGAGCGGACTCATGGTCGTCGCAAAGTCGGAGACGGCGTACGTCGCCCTCAAGAAGGCCTTCCACGACCGCGAGGTCGAGAAGATCTACCATGCCGTCGTGCAGGGCCATCCCGACCCGAGTGCAGGCACGATCGACGCGCCCATCGGCAGGCACCCGCGCTCCGACTGGAAATTTGCGGTCATCGCCGGCGGCAAGGACTCGGTCACGCACTACGAGACCCTCGAGGCCTTCCCCTCGGCGTCCCTGCTCGAAGTGCATCTGGAGACGGGACGCACCCACCAGATCCGGGTGCACATGGCCGCCCAGCGGCATCCGTGCGTCGGCGACGCCATGTACGGAGCAGACCCCTCGATCACGGCCAGGCTGGGTCTCACCCGGCAGTGGCTGATCGCCAAACAGCTTGCGTTCTTCCACCCGGAATCACGGGAATGGGTCACCTTCTCCGCCGAATACCCCGCGGACCTCGAGCATGCCCTGACCGTGCTCAGGGATGTCTAG